One genomic window of Fibrobacter sp. includes the following:
- a CDS encoding homoserine O-succinyltransferase, with product MTIVLPKDYHCKSALEKSRILCIDNDQALKEDIRALRIGILNIMPKAESYEFSLLHPLGRSIMQIEPVWIKLRTHQYTSSDSSHLEKLYVTFEEAVDKNHLDGLIVTGAPVEEIPFEEVNYWGEIKRILRYARNNIASTLGICWGGLALAKCMDMEKFVFPEKVFGVYETVNLDRNHPVTGEMDDKFWCAQSRHAGIPDEVLEQEHGKGNVLLLAYAKGAGYTIFESSDHRFLIHLGHPEYEPSRLVEEYLRDKNKGRTNVKPPLNIDLENPVNTWRSHRMEFFSQWIKYIHETTTY from the coding sequence ATGACTATTGTTCTTCCCAAAGATTACCATTGCAAAAGTGCACTGGAAAAAAGCAGAATACTTTGCATAGATAACGATCAGGCACTGAAAGAGGATATCCGTGCGCTTCGCATAGGGATTTTAAACATAATGCCCAAAGCTGAATCTTACGAATTCAGTCTTCTTCATCCGCTTGGTCGCTCTATCATGCAGATTGAGCCAGTCTGGATAAAGCTCCGGACACATCAGTACACAAGCAGTGATTCGTCGCATCTGGAGAAGCTGTATGTGACTTTTGAGGAGGCGGTCGATAAGAATCACCTCGATGGCCTGATTGTTACCGGGGCTCCGGTTGAGGAGATTCCTTTTGAGGAGGTTAACTACTGGGGAGAGATAAAGCGGATACTGAGGTATGCCCGCAACAATATAGCTTCCACACTGGGAATCTGCTGGGGCGGGCTGGCACTTGCAAAATGCATGGATATGGAGAAATTTGTTTTTCCGGAGAAGGTTTTCGGGGTCTACGAGACTGTCAATCTTGACAGAAATCACCCTGTAACTGGAGAGATGGACGATAAATTCTGGTGTGCTCAGAGCAGGCATGCAGGGATTCCCGATGAGGTGTTGGAGCAGGAGCATGGTAAAGGCAATGTTTTATTACTTGCGTATGCAAAGGGTGCCGGTTATACTATTTTTGAGAGTTCCGACCATCGCTTCCTGATTCACCTGGGACATCCTGAATATGAGCCCTCACGTCTTGTGGAAGAGTACCTTCGTGATAAGAACAAAGGTCGTACCAATGTAAAACCACCATTGAATATTGACCTGGAAAATCCGGTGAACACGTGGCGTTCTCACCGCATGGAGTTTTTCTCCCAGTGGATCAAATACATTCATGAGACAACAACCTATTGA
- a CDS encoding RrF2 family transcriptional regulator, producing the protein MRLSTKSRYGLRAILEIAKSYGFGPAKRKDIATRQGISDSYLENILIVLKNRKIIETTRGVNGGYVLCREPGSISVLEVVETLEGPLDVVECVSAIDACEKAEICSARTVWKELSDTWKSVLGKLSLQDLLDREQQATGVSNYSI; encoded by the coding sequence ATGAGGCTTTCTACAAAATCTCGTTATGGATTGAGAGCGATTCTGGAGATAGCAAAGAGTTACGGTTTTGGCCCGGCTAAAAGGAAAGATATCGCAACCAGACAGGGAATATCTGATTCTTACCTTGAAAACATTCTAATAGTGCTGAAAAATAGAAAGATAATTGAGACTACCCGCGGGGTTAATGGCGGATATGTGTTGTGCAGGGAACCTGGCAGTATTTCGGTGCTAGAGGTAGTAGAGACACTTGAGGGTCCACTTGATGTTGTGGAATGTGTTTCTGCAATTGATGCTTGCGAAAAAGCTGAGATTTGTTCTGCCAGAACAGTATGGAAAGAGCTTTCAGATACATGGAAGAGTGTGCTGGGGAAACTCTCTTTGCAGGACCTTCTTGACCGGGAGCAGCAGGCAACAGGTGTTTCCAATTATTCTATATAA
- a CDS encoding NAD-dependent epimerase/dehydratase family protein yields MTSNHNREETLTIIGCGGFVGSHLLERILSTTGLFVYGFDIDFHKIEHLLGNSRFEFRKTDIHDRSVTECISKSSTAIALAAHCNPSLYNTVPLEVIDSNLTAYLNLLKYCCGHKNRLIYFSTSEVYGKTATAAVGEPGSDERERLREDSSPLILGPVRAQRWSYAASRQMMERMIYAYGFEKGLDYTIIRPFNLIGPGMDYLPGVDGEGIPGVFACFMEALLKGKPLRLVGGGVNRRCFTFIDDAVDAVMAVLRMPLESNREIFNIGNPKNEITIRDLATLMIRIYKEIRPELSGKLYDIKHVNPVDFYGPGYEDSGRRLPDISKAFQKLKWVPKTRLEDALRITIKAYIDQYENKLL; encoded by the coding sequence ATGACAAGTAACCATAACAGAGAAGAAACATTAACTATAATCGGCTGCGGCGGTTTTGTGGGTTCACATCTTCTGGAGAGGATTCTCAGTACTACCGGGTTATTTGTTTACGGTTTTGACATCGATTTCCACAAAATAGAACACCTTCTGGGAAATTCCAGGTTTGAGTTCCGAAAAACAGATATACATGACCGGTCTGTTACAGAGTGCATTTCAAAAAGTAGTACGGCAATTGCTCTGGCTGCGCATTGTAATCCATCTCTTTACAACACAGTTCCTCTGGAGGTGATAGATTCCAACTTGACAGCTTATCTCAATCTGCTTAAATACTGCTGCGGGCATAAAAACAGGCTGATTTATTTTTCAACCTCCGAAGTTTATGGAAAAACAGCAACTGCTGCGGTTGGAGAGCCTGGGAGTGATGAGAGAGAAAGGCTCAGAGAGGACAGCAGTCCTCTGATACTTGGCCCGGTCAGAGCCCAGAGATGGAGTTATGCAGCATCCAGGCAGATGATGGAACGGATGATTTACGCTTATGGATTCGAGAAAGGGCTGGATTATACCATAATCCGGCCTTTCAATTTGATCGGCCCCGGAATGGATTATCTGCCGGGAGTGGATGGAGAGGGGATTCCGGGGGTGTTTGCCTGTTTTATGGAAGCGCTTCTTAAAGGTAAACCACTGAGACTGGTTGGTGGAGGAGTAAACAGAAGATGCTTTACATTTATAGATGATGCTGTTGATGCTGTGATGGCAGTGCTCAGGATGCCGCTTGAATCGAACCGAGAAATATTCAACATCGGCAATCCGAAGAATGAAATCACGATCAGGGATCTTGCAACTCTGATGATAAGAATTTATAAAGAGATTCGTCCCGAGCTCTCAGGGAAACTCTACGATATTAAGCATGTCAATCCGGTTGATTTCTACGGTCCTGGGTATGAGGACTCAGGCAGGCGCTTGCCTGACATAAGCAAGGCTTTTCAGAAGCTGAAGTGGGTTCCGAAAACAAGGCTTGAGGATGCGCTGCGGATAACCATAAAGGCTTATATTGATCAGTATGAAAACAAACTATTATAA